The Paraburkholderia agricolaris genome includes the window GACACCCGAAGTGCGTCAGCGTCTGCAGGACGCCGTGCATTTCGCGCCTTTGCATATTCCACCGGCGCTCGCCTTGATCGACGAGGCGTTGTCGATCTTCAGCGACGCGCGACATTTTGCCTGCTTCGACACCGCGTTTCATTCGACACTGCCGCCGCGTGCGGCGCAGCTTGCATTGCCGCGCCGCTATGTGGACGCGGGCGTGATTCGCTACGGTTTTCACGGCCTTTCGTACGAATCGCTGGTCACGCGGCTTGGCGCCGATTTGCCGCCGAGAGCGGTGTTCGCGCATCTGGGCAACGGCTCGAGTTTGTGTGCGCTGCAGGACGGCAAGTCCGTCGATACCTCGATGGGGCTGACGCCGACCGGCGGCGTGCCGATGGGCACACGCAGTGGCGATCTCGACCCAGGCGTGCTGCTGTATCTGATGCGCGTGGAGCATCTCGATGCCGATGCACTGGAGACGCTGTTGAACCGCCAGAGCGGTCTGGCTGGCTACGCCGATGGCGAAAGCGATATGCAGGCACTGAAGAAGCGCGCCGCGGCGGGGGATGCGAATGCGTCGCTGGCACTGGAGGCGTTTGCTACCGCCGTGCGCAAGACGATCGGCGCTTATGCGGCCTTACTAGGCGGGATCGACTTGCTGGTGTTCACGGGCGGCATCGGCGAGCACAGCGCGGAAATTCGCCGCCGTGTCTGCGATGGGCTGGCTTTCATGGGCCTCGTGGAGGGCGATCCGGCGGGGAAGGTGAGGGCGATTCACACCGAGGAGGAAAAGCAGATTGCACGGCATTGCCGGGCACTGTTGCAAGCCGGTTGATGCTATTTGGGTTTGATTCTGGTTCGATCGGTGACACCCGCGACGCCGAACAGGCGGGATACGTCTTCGAGCGCCGCGGTTTTCTGATGAGCGTCCTGGAGTACACCTCGCAAGGTGATTCTGCCGCGTTCGACTTTTACTTTCACCGTCTCTTTGGGGACAGCCGCGTCCCAGGATAGCCGCCTCACGGCTTCTGCCGCGATCCGGTCATCGCTAAAGCGTGGGCTGCCGGTGCCGCGCACGGCGAGGTGGCCACGAGGCATGACGCTCTCCTGTTTGTTTCACTATCGGCGAATAGGCTCGGTGCACATCTCATCTGAGCCCGGAATTACGGCAGAAACTCGCGTAGTGCCGCGGTGCGTTCAACGGCGAGCGCACCTTTAATGTCATCGGCCGAACGATCCGGAAACGCGTCGCCAACGAAGGTCGCGAAAGCATCCCGATAGGCGAGCCATGCACGCTGGGTATCGCGAATACCGCTTTGCTTGACCGTGCCATAGGAGAAGTCCTTCGTGTGCATCACCTTCTGGTAGGTCGTGTTCAGAACGGCATCCGACTGTGCAAGTTGTTGCGTCGAGAATTTTTTGAGCTTGCCGTTGACGAGTTGGCGCAGATCGTTCTGGAAGGCCTTGCTCACTGCGTCCGTCGCGTCGATCTGCAGCGCCGCGCGAAGTGTGCCGCTTAGATCCACTTCGTTGTTCCCCACGGCATTCGCGTAGGTCGCCGAGGCGGTCTGAAGGCGAGCGAGTGCGGCCTTCTGCGGCTCGCTCCAATCTTTGGAGAGCGTGGTGATCGTCTGCTTGCGTCGAATATTCTCGATACGAGAGGCATGAGCCTCGCAAATACCGGCGAGCAATCCGCTCGTCGCGTCGTCGCACACGCTGAAATCGTTGCCGGTCCACCCTTCGGCACGCAACCTGGCCAGATGCTGGACGCGGCCGTCCATTTCGGCTTCCGCACCATCGAGCTGGCAAGCAAGTGCGATGGCGCGGTTAAAGTCGCGCTTCACGCCGATGCCATTGGCATACATCATCATGAGTAGACCATTGCCCCCGAAGGGAACCTCGTTTGCGTCCGGTCCCCGTGCCTCACGTGCGGCGCAACGCCGGGCCGCGGCGGGGTCGGCCTTCATACCGATGCCGTAATATAGCGCCTCGGAATCGCACGGAGTCGCTTTGTCCAGCGGACCAGGCTCGGCAATGTCTACCGTTGCCACGGATTTGCAGATCTGTTTCGATTTTGCGAATGACGGATCGGATTTTCCGTCGGCCCAGGATCCCGCGCCGGCAGATACGGCACTCATCAGAAGAAGCGGGGCTGCAATGACAAGAGGAGCAAACCGCATATAGAGTGGCTTCATTCTGTTGTCCCTTCAGCGTCAGGCTAAAGGTATAGGACGGAAGCCGTCATGTTAGCCTGGCCTCTGTTTGCATTCTCCGGAAATGTCTTGGCAATCTGTGTTCTGCGCGAGTAGGACAGGGTGCATGACGCATTTAGAATCCTGTGGAATGGCAAACCGGTCAAACAATAAAAAGCGAATCGACACTCATGAAATCTGCCAGGCGCATTATCTGTTCACTGATATTTTTTCTGCTATTGGGTGCCTGTCCGGTCGACACGGTCAGCCTCGGCGGCATCCCGGAACTGTTGCTTTACCTTGCTGTTTTTATGGCACCCTGGCTGGCGATCACGGGCGTATTTTTCTGGCGGCATCGTCGATTGCCCAGTCGTAGGCGTGCCGGCCTGACCGTGCTGTTCTTTCTCGCGCCTGTACTTTGTTTTTTCGTTCTGGGTGGCGGGCAAGTGATTCTTGGGAAGGCGGGCAGGACCTTCACCGCTTTTGCGAAACGGCCCGTCGTGATAGCGGGTGTAACGTTCCCGGCAGGCAGCGTGGTAAGTTACGAGCAGTTGGGGGGCGGGTACTGGCACAATCGTCCGATATTTGCTCATAGCGATAAGCCAGTCATGGCCGGATCAGTGGAAATCACCAAGCTTATGTATTGGCGGGAGCACGCGAACACATTGATCGTGGTCTTGAGCCGGGATCAGACAATCGAGGGGTGGCAATGTCACGGGGGCGCCGACTCGGTAGCTGAAATGAGTTTGACGGCAACGCAACCCAGTTTTCGGGGCTGTATGTTTGCCGCGCCGGGAACGATCGACGGGATGAACTGGCCCGTGTTCACCGAAGTCATGAAACGCGACAATGGCGACTGGAAGTTGTCGTGGCAAACGGCTCGCGATGGGAGCCGCCCGCTTGCGAACGTTTTCGGATTCAAGGCAAGGGAAATGAAGGCGACTTACAGTGCGACGCTTGCACTGAAGCAGTGGTCAGCCAGCGCCTATTACCCGGAAACCCGGGTCGGTGACTATGCGTTTTCGAGCGAAGGTCAAACCGACCTGGTTTGGACGGCCGGCGGCGATATCCGCGTAGAAGGACACGCCAGCAATGTGAAAACCGGCGAGGTCGTCACCTGCCTGCTCATACGGCCGCAAGGTCGCAAGGCTCGGCCGTGCGAGAGAGACAACGGCTGATTTTGCTCGGCCGTGCCGGCGCGCGAGCGCACCGACACGGTCCAACTGCTTAGCGCCAGATGATCGATCCCGGCTCCGGGCAGACCCACGATGACTGCAGGCGCTCGCGAATCTCGGCGAGGGACTGCCTGACCAGCAATTCGCCGTTGCGAAACACCGGAGCCAGCGCGCCGTGTTCAGCCTGCTCGACAGTCTGCTGTTCGTACAGCACGAAGCGGTCGCCTTCCTTTTCGACGCGCAACAGCCCCTTGGCGGATTTCTTGGTGCCGTCGTCCGTCGCCGGGTCTTTGTAGATATCGACTGCTTCACCGCCCACTTCGGCATAGATCGCCTTCAACGCGTAGCCGAAAGTGTCGCGGGAATTCATGCCGTACACATAGCTGCCGATACCGAGCACCACATTGCACGAGGCAAACCCCTTCGCCGCCAAACGCAGCATGATGTCGCGAGCGCGGGGCAGCGTGATCGAGTCGCCGTAAATGAGCCCGACATGCGAGTCCAGAACCTTGTAACCCTTGGCCGTTGTGGTGCCGCCGTAGATGTTCCAAAGGCATTCGACGGCGCCCGTGCGCTCCGCCTCGGTAATCGGCTCGCCGCTCTCCTTGACGGTGTACTTGCCGTCTTCCGATACCGCTGGCTGGCCGTTCCCCTGAACCAACTCCGCGTCGGTATAGCCGGTCAGGATCTTCACCGGGTCGCCCGAGTCGGGACGGAACACCACCTTGGCGTTGCCGAGCGCATCGGGCTTGCGTGCGAGGATCTCCGCCTTGAGTTCGTTCGCGATGCTGGTCATGACGTTCCAGAAGTCGAACGTATCGCTAACGATGGAGACCATCCCTTGCGGGTAGCCTTCCGTCACGAACTCGCGGATGACTTCCAGTTCCGCCTTGCGGCGCAGCGCTTTGGGGTCGAGCATCGCGTGGGCGGGATCGCGCGCGAGGCGTTGCAGGGTCAGCAGAATGCGCAGCGCCATGACGCTGTGTTCGGATGCCGGAATCGAGCCGCCGACCAGTTCACGGTCCGCATTCGCGCCATAGTGGTCTTCGAGGTAGTCGATCGCTGGAATCGTATCCGTGCCTGTGAAGGACAACAGGTGGCCGGAACCGCAACGCATCGCGTCGTGCACGCCGCTCATGCCGCGCATCGAGAAATCATGGCCTTGCCAGCTCACGAATTCGAGCGGCGCGCCGGTCAGGTTTGCGAAGTAGATCAGCAGTTTGCGGAACTCGAACGCGATGGTCGCCACCGTGGAGGGCTTCCACGATTCGCAGCTGAAGATCGTTTCGAAGTACGTCGAAACCCACGGAAAGTCTGGATGGGTGTTGATGAAGATGACCGGCGGCACCTTGATGTCCACCCGCGAGCCCTCCGGCAGCGAGCGGATCTCAAGCGGCAGATAGCCCAGATCATGCAGGTCTTCGAGACTGGACACCGGAACCGCGCCCGGACCCAGGGCCGTGTCCATGCGACGCTTGTATTTACGTATGGCCTGGGTCTTCGGCTTGCGGAAGAACTCACTGTCGAACAGGTCGATCAGGAACTCCTGGATGAAGCCTTGCAGACCGAACCAGACAACCTTGTCGTCGAAGAGCTCACGCAACACCGGCGCGTACTTCGCCGAACGGGGCGTGAAGTTCGCGACGAGTTTCGTGGTCGAACCCGGGTACATTGACGGGTGGCCGGTCTTGTAGAAATCGGCGAGGTTGAACGGGACGAGCTGGTTTTTCTCGAGGACTTCTGTGCGTTCGGGGGCGTTCATGAAAGTCTCCTGCGATGGGTTCAGACCACCTGGCAGCGGGTGTCGCTGGTCCAGTTGTTGCGTGTGAAAACCGTCTGGTAGTGTTCGAGAAGAGGGCCGAGGCCTTTGCTGAAAATACCGTGGGTGACGTACAGATAGAGCGGGTGATTCTGACGCTGCCCGGCCTGCCGCGTTCGCAGGGCCGACGCCAGT containing:
- a CDS encoding acetate/propionate family kinase — encoded protein: MHTQDATQVATILVLNSGSSSLKFGLFTHAGGDESLLLAGSAEGIGRSDGSLRITAPDGRVLVQQERVLESQTDALQVLARVLAEQKHARPAAVGHRVVHGGPHLRAHQRLTPEVRQRLQDAVHFAPLHIPPALALIDEALSIFSDARHFACFDTAFHSTLPPRAAQLALPRRYVDAGVIRYGFHGLSYESLVTRLGADLPPRAVFAHLGNGSSLCALQDGKSVDTSMGLTPTGGVPMGTRSGDLDPGVLLYLMRVEHLDADALETLLNRQSGLAGYADGESDMQALKKRAAAGDANASLALEAFATAVRKTIGAYAALLGGIDLLVFTGGIGEHSAEIRRRVCDGLAFMGLVEGDPAGKVRAIHTEEEKQIARHCRALLQAG
- a CDS encoding BON domain-containing protein, giving the protein MPRGHLAVRGTGSPRFSDDRIAAEAVRRLSWDAAVPKETVKVKVERGRITLRGVLQDAHQKTAALEDVSRLFGVAGVTDRTRIKPK
- a CDS encoding lysozyme inhibitor LprI family protein, with the translated sequence MKPLYMRFAPLVIAAPLLLMSAVSAGAGSWADGKSDPSFAKSKQICKSVATVDIAEPGPLDKATPCDSEALYYGIGMKADPAAARRCAAREARGPDANEVPFGGNGLLMMMYANGIGVKRDFNRAIALACQLDGAEAEMDGRVQHLARLRAEGWTGNDFSVCDDATSGLLAGICEAHASRIENIRRKQTITTLSKDWSEPQKAALARLQTASATYANAVGNNEVDLSGTLRAALQIDATDAVSKAFQNDLRQLVNGKLKKFSTQQLAQSDAVLNTTYQKVMHTKDFSYGTVKQSGIRDTQRAWLAYRDAFATFVGDAFPDRSADDIKGALAVERTAALREFLP
- a CDS encoding nicotinate phosphoribosyltransferase: MNAPERTEVLEKNQLVPFNLADFYKTGHPSMYPGSTTKLVANFTPRSAKYAPVLRELFDDKVVWFGLQGFIQEFLIDLFDSEFFRKPKTQAIRKYKRRMDTALGPGAVPVSSLEDLHDLGYLPLEIRSLPEGSRVDIKVPPVIFINTHPDFPWVSTYFETIFSCESWKPSTVATIAFEFRKLLIYFANLTGAPLEFVSWQGHDFSMRGMSGVHDAMRCGSGHLLSFTGTDTIPAIDYLEDHYGANADRELVGGSIPASEHSVMALRILLTLQRLARDPAHAMLDPKALRRKAELEVIREFVTEGYPQGMVSIVSDTFDFWNVMTSIANELKAEILARKPDALGNAKVVFRPDSGDPVKILTGYTDAELVQGNGQPAVSEDGKYTVKESGEPITEAERTGAVECLWNIYGGTTTAKGYKVLDSHVGLIYGDSITLPRARDIMLRLAAKGFASCNVVLGIGSYVYGMNSRDTFGYALKAIYAEVGGEAVDIYKDPATDDGTKKSAKGLLRVEKEGDRFVLYEQQTVEQAEHGALAPVFRNGELLVRQSLAEIRERLQSSWVCPEPGSIIWR